The Pangasianodon hypophthalmus isolate fPanHyp1 chromosome 2, fPanHyp1.pri, whole genome shotgun sequence genome window below encodes:
- the sap130a gene encoding histone deacetylase complex subunit SAP130a isoform X2: MSSQQFPRAPLPPAGVGQGPAPTGNSTLIPGGQPGGEEGSREADHPQDSLPSGSVAGAALQFRDDKQETVVVRPYPQVQTLSQAPALAQHLSIQPNPTVTVAAPPGHLAPGQQPAFTDGAVKAGLKSAMPSRLIAPAPAASQGHLSGPAKVPGHITVTLESSMAPASIPVATISGQQGQSNLHHLMATNLQIIRGSTPALQIGSPTAPPHTFTSHLPRGAAAAAVMSSTKGPTVLRPACGANAAPAQPAAVQHIIHSIPSRPAATTSTAVLPTVVAPISTARTQSPVISPPVTHTAEIVHGRPGLTVHPPSATISIQRPSTQRDTGARITLPSHPAMGAQKAQPAHTMTQKPIFSTVTPVAAATVAPILATNTVPSTTTTGSAPHTQMSSSTIVSMTMASHSSHATAVTSSAIPVAKVVPQPITHTSPRIQPEYSGERTNLIPISGHRSSPNPVTMEARSDNRPTVPVQFQYFLPTNPPYAYPLAHTYTPITSSVSTIRPYPVTAQAPSSAIPAQAGVGVATTVHLNPMQLMTVDRIGLQSAQISTQNIQPASMAAQGIQPTQIGVQGLHATAPISTQGIQQAPVATQQPQPEAKPSAGVVLAESTGFVTNPIGSTFSATQPVTTVVQTHPQGTSTGAPTLVSSPRPSILRKKPVNEGAVRKTLIQAQPSEPSSARVDSGVRLAGSPRPAGVKPKPDIHVAMTPPVMATVEALPTHGGEQQPLSAPAQHLSQAIPALLAPPIPPPPSQPAAVLSALPAAMAVTPPVPASMANAVSSPTQPAASSTAALSSALPEIKVKQEAESMDTSQPALSIPSSTAPASVFSSQASGLTVPPQPGDLLPGASPRKKPRKQQHVISNEEGEMMDTNSTDEERASSRTPGSKAERPESPPREYVDEEGVRYVPVRPRPPITLLRHYRNPWKAAYHHFQRYSDMRVKEEKKNSLQDMANQRGVACRAQGWKVHLCAAQLKQLTSLEHDVYSRLTTLQEGLIPKKRAGADDDLHRINELIQGNMQRCKLVMDQVTEARDTMMKVLDHKDRVLKLLNKNGTVKKSSKLKRKERT; the protein is encoded by the exons ATGAGTTCTCAGCAGTTTCCCCGGGCGCCCTTGCCTCCTGCAGGAGTGGGACAGGGCCCCGCACCCACTGGCAACAGCACCCTCATTCCAGGAGGTCAACCAG GAGGAGAAGAAGGCAGCAGAGAGGCAGACCACCCTCAGGACTCTCTCCCTAGTGGCAGTGTGGCTGGGGCGGCTTTGCAGTTCCGTGACGATAAGCAGGAGACTGTGGTGGTTAGGCCCTATCCTCAAGTGCAGACTTTGAGCCAGGCACCAGCTTTGGCACAGCACCTGTCAATCCAGCCGAACCCCACAGTCACTGTAGCTGCACCGCCAGGTCATCTGGCCCCGGGCCAGCAGCCTGCCTTCACTGACGGAGCAGTCAAG GCTGGCCTAAAGTCTGCTATGCCCAGTCGACTTATTGCCCCAGCTCCAGCTGCTAGTCAAGGGCACCTTTCCGGCCCAGCAAAGGTGCCTGGTCATATTACTGTTACCCTGGAAAGCAGTATGGCTCCAGCCTCCATCCCTGTGGCAACCATCAGCGGTCAGCAG GGACAGAGTAATCTGCACCACCTGATGGCAACCAACCTGCAGATCATCAGGGGCAGCACACCTGCACTCCAGATCGGCTCTCCTACTGCTCCCCCTCACACATTCACCTCCCACCTGCCCAGAG GTGCAGCTGCTGCAGCTGTGATGTCGAGCACTAAGGGCCCTACAGTTCTGAGACCCGCGTGTGGAGCGAATGCAGCACCGGCTCAACCTGCAGCCGTACAGCACATCATCCATTCCATTCCG TCTCGACCTGCAGCCACCACCTCCACCGCTGTACTGCCCACCGTGGTTGCCCCCATTTCAACAGCCAGAACCCAATCTCCTGTTATCAGCCCTCCAGTTACTCACACTGCAGAGATAGTGCATGG GCGTCCGGGGCTTACAGTCCACCCTCCTAGTGCCACCATCAGTATCCAGAGGCCTTCAacacagagagatacaggcGCACGCATCACACTGCCTTCCCATCCAGCCATGGGAGCTCAAAAAGCCCAGCCTGCACACACCATGACCCAG AAGCCTATTTTCAGCACTGTGACTCCTGTTGCTGCGGCGACTGTTGCACCCATCTTAGCTACCAATACTGTCCCATCAACTACCACAACAG GTTCTGCACCTCACACCCAGATGAGCAGCAGTACAATAGTTTCCATGACGATGGCTTCCCACTCTTCGCATGCCACGGCTGTAACCAGCTCTGCCATTCCTGTTG CTAAAGTGGTTCCTCAGCCGATTACCCACACTTCCCCTCGGATCCAACCTGAATATTCTGGGGAGAGAACAAACCTGATCCCCATCTCTGGCCACCGCTCGTCCCCGAATCCTGTCACTATGGAGGCCCGCAGTGACAATAG ACCCACTGTGCCTGTCCAGTTCCAGTACTTTTTACCCACAAACCCACCATACGCCTATCCGCTCGCACATACCTATACACCGATCACTAGCTCTGTTTCCACCATCCGACCCTATCCAG TCACAGCACAGGCTCCAAGCTCTGCGATTCCTGCTCAGGCTGGTGTGGGCGTGGCCACCACTGTGCATTTAAACCCAATGCAGCTGATGACTGTGGATCGCATCGGCCTGCAGTCAGCTCAAATCAGTACTCAGAATATCCAGCCAGCTTCCATGGCTGCCCAGGGCATTCAGCCTACACAAATCGGAGTACAGGGCCTGCATGCCACTGCACCAATCAGTACACAGGGAATTCAGCAGGCACCAGTTGCCACACAACAGCCACAGCCAGAGGCAAAACCATCGg CAGGTGTAGTTCTGGCTGAGAGCACTGGATTTGTGACCAACCCAATTGGCAGTACATTCAGCGCTACGCAGCCTGTCACCACTGTAGTTCAGACGCACCCCCAGGGGACGAGCACAGGCGCACCCACACTAGTCTCTTCACCCAGACCCAGCATCCTCCGCAAGAAACCTGTGAATGAGGG GGCTGTGCGTAAAACTTTGATCCAAGCGCAGCCGAGCGAGCCTAGTTCTGCAAGAGTGGATAGTGGCGTGCGATTGGCTGGATCCCCACGACCAGCGGG AGTGAAGCCCAAACCTGACATTCACGTCGCCATGACGCCTCCGGTGATGGCCACTGTGGAGGCCCTGCCCACTCATGGTGGAGAACAGCAGCCCCTCTCAGCTCCAGCTCAGCACCTATCACAGGCCATTCCTGCTCTTCTGGCCCCACCTATTCCCCCACCTCCCTCTCAGCCTGCAGCAGTTCTGTCTGCCCTCCCTGCAGCCATGGCCGTAACGCCTCCTGTTCCTGCCTCTATGGCTAATGCCGTCTCCTCCCCCACTCAGCCAGCAGCCAGTAGCACAGCAGCACTTAGCTCTGCCCTTCCGGAGATCAAAGTAAAGCAGGAGGCGGAGTCTATGGACACATCACAGCCAG CTCTTTCCATCCCCTCATCGACAGCCCCAGCCTCCGTCTTCTCCTCTCAGGCCTCAGGCCTCACAGTGCCCCCTCAGCCTGGAGATCTTCTGCCTGGCGCCTCCCCACGGAAGAAACCACGCAAACAGCAGCACGTTATCTCCAACGAGGAGGGTGAGATGATGGATACCAACAGCACAGACGAAGAGCGGGCTAGCAGCAGAACTCCAGGGAGCAAAGCAGAGAGACCAGAGTCACCTCCCAGGGAATATGTGG ATGAAGAGGGTGTACGGTATGTGCCTGTGCGCCCCAGACCTCCAATCACGCTCCTGCGTCATTACAGAAACCCCTGGAAAGCTGCATACCATCACTTCCAGAGATACAGCGACATGCGTGTTAAAG aggagaaaaagaattCTCTCCAAGACATGGCCAATCAGAGGGGAGTTGCGTGCCGTGCCCAGGGTTGGAAGGTGCACTTGTGTGCTGCGCAGCTTAAGCAGTTG ACAAGCCTAGAGCATGACGTGTACAGCCGCCTCACCACACTGCAGGAGGGACTCATCCCGAAGAAGAGAGCAGGAGCTGATGATGACTTGCACCGCATCAACGAGCTCATCCAG GGTAACATGCAGCGCTGTAAGCTAGTGATGGATCAGGTGACTGAGGCAAGAGACACCATGATGAAAGTTCTGGACCATAAAGATAGAGTCCTCAAGTTACTCAACAAAAACGGCACAGTCAAGAAGAGCTCCAAGTTAAAGCGCAAAGAGCGGACCTAG
- the sap130a gene encoding histone deacetylase complex subunit SAP130a isoform X1 — MSSQQFPRAPLPPAGVGQGPAPTGNSTLIPGGQPGGEEGSREADHPQDSLPSGSVAGAALQFRDDKQETVVVRPYPQVQTLSQAPALAQHLSIQPNPTVTVAAPPGHLAPGQQPAFTDGAVKQAGLKSAMPSRLIAPAPAASQGHLSGPAKVPGHITVTLESSMAPASIPVATISGQQGQSNLHHLMATNLQIIRGSTPALQIGSPTAPPHTFTSHLPRGAAAAAVMSSTKGPTVLRPACGANAAPAQPAAVQHIIHSIPSRPAATTSTAVLPTVVAPISTARTQSPVISPPVTHTAEIVHGRPGLTVHPPSATISIQRPSTQRDTGARITLPSHPAMGAQKAQPAHTMTQKPIFSTVTPVAAATVAPILATNTVPSTTTTGSAPHTQMSSSTIVSMTMASHSSHATAVTSSAIPVAKVVPQPITHTSPRIQPEYSGERTNLIPISGHRSSPNPVTMEARSDNRPTVPVQFQYFLPTNPPYAYPLAHTYTPITSSVSTIRPYPVTAQAPSSAIPAQAGVGVATTVHLNPMQLMTVDRIGLQSAQISTQNIQPASMAAQGIQPTQIGVQGLHATAPISTQGIQQAPVATQQPQPEAKPSAGVVLAESTGFVTNPIGSTFSATQPVTTVVQTHPQGTSTGAPTLVSSPRPSILRKKPVNEGAVRKTLIQAQPSEPSSARVDSGVRLAGSPRPAGVKPKPDIHVAMTPPVMATVEALPTHGGEQQPLSAPAQHLSQAIPALLAPPIPPPPSQPAAVLSALPAAMAVTPPVPASMANAVSSPTQPAASSTAALSSALPEIKVKQEAESMDTSQPALSIPSSTAPASVFSSQASGLTVPPQPGDLLPGASPRKKPRKQQHVISNEEGEMMDTNSTDEERASSRTPGSKAERPESPPREYVDEEGVRYVPVRPRPPITLLRHYRNPWKAAYHHFQRYSDMRVKEEKKNSLQDMANQRGVACRAQGWKVHLCAAQLKQLTSLEHDVYSRLTTLQEGLIPKKRAGADDDLHRINELIQGNMQRCKLVMDQVTEARDTMMKVLDHKDRVLKLLNKNGTVKKSSKLKRKERT; from the exons ATGAGTTCTCAGCAGTTTCCCCGGGCGCCCTTGCCTCCTGCAGGAGTGGGACAGGGCCCCGCACCCACTGGCAACAGCACCCTCATTCCAGGAGGTCAACCAG GAGGAGAAGAAGGCAGCAGAGAGGCAGACCACCCTCAGGACTCTCTCCCTAGTGGCAGTGTGGCTGGGGCGGCTTTGCAGTTCCGTGACGATAAGCAGGAGACTGTGGTGGTTAGGCCCTATCCTCAAGTGCAGACTTTGAGCCAGGCACCAGCTTTGGCACAGCACCTGTCAATCCAGCCGAACCCCACAGTCACTGTAGCTGCACCGCCAGGTCATCTGGCCCCGGGCCAGCAGCCTGCCTTCACTGACGGAGCAGTCAAG CAGGCTGGCCTAAAGTCTGCTATGCCCAGTCGACTTATTGCCCCAGCTCCAGCTGCTAGTCAAGGGCACCTTTCCGGCCCAGCAAAGGTGCCTGGTCATATTACTGTTACCCTGGAAAGCAGTATGGCTCCAGCCTCCATCCCTGTGGCAACCATCAGCGGTCAGCAG GGACAGAGTAATCTGCACCACCTGATGGCAACCAACCTGCAGATCATCAGGGGCAGCACACCTGCACTCCAGATCGGCTCTCCTACTGCTCCCCCTCACACATTCACCTCCCACCTGCCCAGAG GTGCAGCTGCTGCAGCTGTGATGTCGAGCACTAAGGGCCCTACAGTTCTGAGACCCGCGTGTGGAGCGAATGCAGCACCGGCTCAACCTGCAGCCGTACAGCACATCATCCATTCCATTCCG TCTCGACCTGCAGCCACCACCTCCACCGCTGTACTGCCCACCGTGGTTGCCCCCATTTCAACAGCCAGAACCCAATCTCCTGTTATCAGCCCTCCAGTTACTCACACTGCAGAGATAGTGCATGG GCGTCCGGGGCTTACAGTCCACCCTCCTAGTGCCACCATCAGTATCCAGAGGCCTTCAacacagagagatacaggcGCACGCATCACACTGCCTTCCCATCCAGCCATGGGAGCTCAAAAAGCCCAGCCTGCACACACCATGACCCAG AAGCCTATTTTCAGCACTGTGACTCCTGTTGCTGCGGCGACTGTTGCACCCATCTTAGCTACCAATACTGTCCCATCAACTACCACAACAG GTTCTGCACCTCACACCCAGATGAGCAGCAGTACAATAGTTTCCATGACGATGGCTTCCCACTCTTCGCATGCCACGGCTGTAACCAGCTCTGCCATTCCTGTTG CTAAAGTGGTTCCTCAGCCGATTACCCACACTTCCCCTCGGATCCAACCTGAATATTCTGGGGAGAGAACAAACCTGATCCCCATCTCTGGCCACCGCTCGTCCCCGAATCCTGTCACTATGGAGGCCCGCAGTGACAATAG ACCCACTGTGCCTGTCCAGTTCCAGTACTTTTTACCCACAAACCCACCATACGCCTATCCGCTCGCACATACCTATACACCGATCACTAGCTCTGTTTCCACCATCCGACCCTATCCAG TCACAGCACAGGCTCCAAGCTCTGCGATTCCTGCTCAGGCTGGTGTGGGCGTGGCCACCACTGTGCATTTAAACCCAATGCAGCTGATGACTGTGGATCGCATCGGCCTGCAGTCAGCTCAAATCAGTACTCAGAATATCCAGCCAGCTTCCATGGCTGCCCAGGGCATTCAGCCTACACAAATCGGAGTACAGGGCCTGCATGCCACTGCACCAATCAGTACACAGGGAATTCAGCAGGCACCAGTTGCCACACAACAGCCACAGCCAGAGGCAAAACCATCGg CAGGTGTAGTTCTGGCTGAGAGCACTGGATTTGTGACCAACCCAATTGGCAGTACATTCAGCGCTACGCAGCCTGTCACCACTGTAGTTCAGACGCACCCCCAGGGGACGAGCACAGGCGCACCCACACTAGTCTCTTCACCCAGACCCAGCATCCTCCGCAAGAAACCTGTGAATGAGGG GGCTGTGCGTAAAACTTTGATCCAAGCGCAGCCGAGCGAGCCTAGTTCTGCAAGAGTGGATAGTGGCGTGCGATTGGCTGGATCCCCACGACCAGCGGG AGTGAAGCCCAAACCTGACATTCACGTCGCCATGACGCCTCCGGTGATGGCCACTGTGGAGGCCCTGCCCACTCATGGTGGAGAACAGCAGCCCCTCTCAGCTCCAGCTCAGCACCTATCACAGGCCATTCCTGCTCTTCTGGCCCCACCTATTCCCCCACCTCCCTCTCAGCCTGCAGCAGTTCTGTCTGCCCTCCCTGCAGCCATGGCCGTAACGCCTCCTGTTCCTGCCTCTATGGCTAATGCCGTCTCCTCCCCCACTCAGCCAGCAGCCAGTAGCACAGCAGCACTTAGCTCTGCCCTTCCGGAGATCAAAGTAAAGCAGGAGGCGGAGTCTATGGACACATCACAGCCAG CTCTTTCCATCCCCTCATCGACAGCCCCAGCCTCCGTCTTCTCCTCTCAGGCCTCAGGCCTCACAGTGCCCCCTCAGCCTGGAGATCTTCTGCCTGGCGCCTCCCCACGGAAGAAACCACGCAAACAGCAGCACGTTATCTCCAACGAGGAGGGTGAGATGATGGATACCAACAGCACAGACGAAGAGCGGGCTAGCAGCAGAACTCCAGGGAGCAAAGCAGAGAGACCAGAGTCACCTCCCAGGGAATATGTGG ATGAAGAGGGTGTACGGTATGTGCCTGTGCGCCCCAGACCTCCAATCACGCTCCTGCGTCATTACAGAAACCCCTGGAAAGCTGCATACCATCACTTCCAGAGATACAGCGACATGCGTGTTAAAG aggagaaaaagaattCTCTCCAAGACATGGCCAATCAGAGGGGAGTTGCGTGCCGTGCCCAGGGTTGGAAGGTGCACTTGTGTGCTGCGCAGCTTAAGCAGTTG ACAAGCCTAGAGCATGACGTGTACAGCCGCCTCACCACACTGCAGGAGGGACTCATCCCGAAGAAGAGAGCAGGAGCTGATGATGACTTGCACCGCATCAACGAGCTCATCCAG GGTAACATGCAGCGCTGTAAGCTAGTGATGGATCAGGTGACTGAGGCAAGAGACACCATGATGAAAGTTCTGGACCATAAAGATAGAGTCCTCAAGTTACTCAACAAAAACGGCACAGTCAAGAAGAGCTCCAAGTTAAAGCGCAAAGAGCGGACCTAG
- the sap130a gene encoding histone deacetylase complex subunit SAP130a isoform X5, whose amino-acid sequence MSSQQFPRAPLPPAGVGQGPAPTGNSTLIPGGQPGGEEGSREADHPQDSLPSGSVAGAALQFRDDKQETVVVRPYPQVQTLSQAPALAQHLSIQPNPTVTVAAPPGHLAPGQQPAFTDGAVKQAGLKSAMPSRLIAPAPAASQGHLSGPAKVPGHITVTLESSMAPASIPVATISGQQGQSNLHHLMATNLQIIRGSTPALQIGSPTAPPHTFTSHLPRGAAAAAVMSSTKGPTVLRPACGANAAPAQPAAVQHIIHSIPSRPAATTSTAVLPTVVAPISTARTQSPVISPPVTHTAEIVHGRPGLTVHPPSATISIQRPSTQRDTGARITLPSHPAMGAQKAQPAHTMTQKPIFSTVTPVAAATVAPILATNTVPSTTTTGSAPHTQMSSSTIVSMTMASHSSHATAVTSSAIPVAKVVPQPITHTSPRIQPEYSGERTNLIPISGHRSSPNPVTMEARSDNRPTVPVQFQYFLPTNPPYAYPLAHTYTPITSSVSTIRPYPVTAQAPSSAIPAQAGVGVATTVHLNPMQLMTVDRIGLQSAQISTQNIQPASMAAQGIQPTQIGVQGLHATAPISTQGIQQAPVATQQPQPEAKPSAGVVLAESTGFVTNPIGSTFSATQPVTTVVQTHPQGTSTGAPTLVSSPRPSILRKKPVNEGVKPKPDIHVAMTPPVMATVEALPTHGGEQQPLSAPAQHLSQAIPALLAPPIPPPPSQPAAVLSALPAAMAVTPPVPASMANAVSSPTQPAASSTAALSSALPEIKVKQEAESMDTSQPALSIPSSTAPASVFSSQASGLTVPPQPGDLLPGASPRKKPRKQQHVISNEEGEMMDTNSTDEERASSRTPGSKAERPESPPREYVDEEGVRYVPVRPRPPITLLRHYRNPWKAAYHHFQRYSDMRVKEEKKNSLQDMANQRGVACRAQGWKVHLCAAQLKQLTSLEHDVYSRLTTLQEGLIPKKRAGADDDLHRINELIQGNMQRCKLVMDQVTEARDTMMKVLDHKDRVLKLLNKNGTVKKSSKLKRKERT is encoded by the exons ATGAGTTCTCAGCAGTTTCCCCGGGCGCCCTTGCCTCCTGCAGGAGTGGGACAGGGCCCCGCACCCACTGGCAACAGCACCCTCATTCCAGGAGGTCAACCAG GAGGAGAAGAAGGCAGCAGAGAGGCAGACCACCCTCAGGACTCTCTCCCTAGTGGCAGTGTGGCTGGGGCGGCTTTGCAGTTCCGTGACGATAAGCAGGAGACTGTGGTGGTTAGGCCCTATCCTCAAGTGCAGACTTTGAGCCAGGCACCAGCTTTGGCACAGCACCTGTCAATCCAGCCGAACCCCACAGTCACTGTAGCTGCACCGCCAGGTCATCTGGCCCCGGGCCAGCAGCCTGCCTTCACTGACGGAGCAGTCAAG CAGGCTGGCCTAAAGTCTGCTATGCCCAGTCGACTTATTGCCCCAGCTCCAGCTGCTAGTCAAGGGCACCTTTCCGGCCCAGCAAAGGTGCCTGGTCATATTACTGTTACCCTGGAAAGCAGTATGGCTCCAGCCTCCATCCCTGTGGCAACCATCAGCGGTCAGCAG GGACAGAGTAATCTGCACCACCTGATGGCAACCAACCTGCAGATCATCAGGGGCAGCACACCTGCACTCCAGATCGGCTCTCCTACTGCTCCCCCTCACACATTCACCTCCCACCTGCCCAGAG GTGCAGCTGCTGCAGCTGTGATGTCGAGCACTAAGGGCCCTACAGTTCTGAGACCCGCGTGTGGAGCGAATGCAGCACCGGCTCAACCTGCAGCCGTACAGCACATCATCCATTCCATTCCG TCTCGACCTGCAGCCACCACCTCCACCGCTGTACTGCCCACCGTGGTTGCCCCCATTTCAACAGCCAGAACCCAATCTCCTGTTATCAGCCCTCCAGTTACTCACACTGCAGAGATAGTGCATGG GCGTCCGGGGCTTACAGTCCACCCTCCTAGTGCCACCATCAGTATCCAGAGGCCTTCAacacagagagatacaggcGCACGCATCACACTGCCTTCCCATCCAGCCATGGGAGCTCAAAAAGCCCAGCCTGCACACACCATGACCCAG AAGCCTATTTTCAGCACTGTGACTCCTGTTGCTGCGGCGACTGTTGCACCCATCTTAGCTACCAATACTGTCCCATCAACTACCACAACAG GTTCTGCACCTCACACCCAGATGAGCAGCAGTACAATAGTTTCCATGACGATGGCTTCCCACTCTTCGCATGCCACGGCTGTAACCAGCTCTGCCATTCCTGTTG CTAAAGTGGTTCCTCAGCCGATTACCCACACTTCCCCTCGGATCCAACCTGAATATTCTGGGGAGAGAACAAACCTGATCCCCATCTCTGGCCACCGCTCGTCCCCGAATCCTGTCACTATGGAGGCCCGCAGTGACAATAG ACCCACTGTGCCTGTCCAGTTCCAGTACTTTTTACCCACAAACCCACCATACGCCTATCCGCTCGCACATACCTATACACCGATCACTAGCTCTGTTTCCACCATCCGACCCTATCCAG TCACAGCACAGGCTCCAAGCTCTGCGATTCCTGCTCAGGCTGGTGTGGGCGTGGCCACCACTGTGCATTTAAACCCAATGCAGCTGATGACTGTGGATCGCATCGGCCTGCAGTCAGCTCAAATCAGTACTCAGAATATCCAGCCAGCTTCCATGGCTGCCCAGGGCATTCAGCCTACACAAATCGGAGTACAGGGCCTGCATGCCACTGCACCAATCAGTACACAGGGAATTCAGCAGGCACCAGTTGCCACACAACAGCCACAGCCAGAGGCAAAACCATCGg CAGGTGTAGTTCTGGCTGAGAGCACTGGATTTGTGACCAACCCAATTGGCAGTACATTCAGCGCTACGCAGCCTGTCACCACTGTAGTTCAGACGCACCCCCAGGGGACGAGCACAGGCGCACCCACACTAGTCTCTTCACCCAGACCCAGCATCCTCCGCAAGAAACCTGTGAATGAGGG AGTGAAGCCCAAACCTGACATTCACGTCGCCATGACGCCTCCGGTGATGGCCACTGTGGAGGCCCTGCCCACTCATGGTGGAGAACAGCAGCCCCTCTCAGCTCCAGCTCAGCACCTATCACAGGCCATTCCTGCTCTTCTGGCCCCACCTATTCCCCCACCTCCCTCTCAGCCTGCAGCAGTTCTGTCTGCCCTCCCTGCAGCCATGGCCGTAACGCCTCCTGTTCCTGCCTCTATGGCTAATGCCGTCTCCTCCCCCACTCAGCCAGCAGCCAGTAGCACAGCAGCACTTAGCTCTGCCCTTCCGGAGATCAAAGTAAAGCAGGAGGCGGAGTCTATGGACACATCACAGCCAG CTCTTTCCATCCCCTCATCGACAGCCCCAGCCTCCGTCTTCTCCTCTCAGGCCTCAGGCCTCACAGTGCCCCCTCAGCCTGGAGATCTTCTGCCTGGCGCCTCCCCACGGAAGAAACCACGCAAACAGCAGCACGTTATCTCCAACGAGGAGGGTGAGATGATGGATACCAACAGCACAGACGAAGAGCGGGCTAGCAGCAGAACTCCAGGGAGCAAAGCAGAGAGACCAGAGTCACCTCCCAGGGAATATGTGG ATGAAGAGGGTGTACGGTATGTGCCTGTGCGCCCCAGACCTCCAATCACGCTCCTGCGTCATTACAGAAACCCCTGGAAAGCTGCATACCATCACTTCCAGAGATACAGCGACATGCGTGTTAAAG aggagaaaaagaattCTCTCCAAGACATGGCCAATCAGAGGGGAGTTGCGTGCCGTGCCCAGGGTTGGAAGGTGCACTTGTGTGCTGCGCAGCTTAAGCAGTTG ACAAGCCTAGAGCATGACGTGTACAGCCGCCTCACCACACTGCAGGAGGGACTCATCCCGAAGAAGAGAGCAGGAGCTGATGATGACTTGCACCGCATCAACGAGCTCATCCAG GGTAACATGCAGCGCTGTAAGCTAGTGATGGATCAGGTGACTGAGGCAAGAGACACCATGATGAAAGTTCTGGACCATAAAGATAGAGTCCTCAAGTTACTCAACAAAAACGGCACAGTCAAGAAGAGCTCCAAGTTAAAGCGCAAAGAGCGGACCTAG